In the genome of Burkholderia sp. PAMC 26561, the window CCGAGTGCACAGCGGGATCGCTTTGGACCTCGGTGAATGCGACCGCCTCAATATCCGCGACCCTCAGCGTGTCCAAAACACGGTCTACAATACCGGCGGCTTTTACGCCTGGATCTCCAACTATCAGCACACGCTTGCCGCCCAGTTGCCGGACAAAGCCCGGCAGCTTAGCAAGGTTGCCCCGTCCATATTCGATGGCAGTTGGAACGTAGAAACTGAATGATGCGGGATACGGCATGAAAGAAACTCCCCGGAGTGATGGATCAGCGTAATGTTTCAGACCGGCTGCGCAGCGACGCCATCCACAGGAACCCGTTCAATGCGGCAGAGCCGAGCAGCGCGTAGCCCGCCACATAAAAACCGCTACCCGCATTTCCTCCGCGCGCGGCCCAGCCCACGAGGATCGGACCCACAGCCCCTCCCCAGTTGCCGATAAAATTGACCAAGCCTGCGGACGAACCAATCTGGTTGCGCGGCACGAGGCTCAGCGTCCACGACCACCAGATTCCGATGCCCGAATAAAGACATATGCCGGTGACGACGAGCATTGTCATCGATACGAACAGGTTGTCGCGGATCAGCGGTTGGACCAGGATCGCAATGCCGCCTACAACGAGCGGCACGATAAAATGCCAGTTGTCCGCGTGACGCGCGCGGCTCGACCAGCGCGTGTTCACATAAAGTCCGAGCGCGGCAAACGCGAAGGGTATAGCGGTGAGCACTGCGACGTTGGCAATGCCGGTGGCCGATAACTGCTTGATGAGCGCTGGCAACCACAAGCCGAATCCATAAAGACCCGTGAGCCACAAAAAGTACGCGACGCCCAGACCCAGAATGAGCGGGCGGCGAAGCACCGCGGAAAACGGCGCAGGTGCGCTAGTTTCGACTTCGCGGCTTGCGAGGATCATGCGGCGTTCTTCGCCTGAAATGCGGTTGTCGTGCTCGGGTGCGCTGCTGCCAAGCCACGCCCAGGCAAGCGCAAGCGCGAGCACCGGAATGCCCTGAACGATGAACATCATGCGCCAGTCGGTCAGGTGGATCAGCGCTCCCGCGATCGGAGCCATCAGTGCAGACGACAGCGGCAATACATACTGCGCGAGGTTGACCGCGCGGCTGCGCTCCGCGCTCGGGAACCACCGCATGATGATGGTTGCGAAACTTGGCCAGATGACGCCCTCGGCCACGCCCATCACGAAACGAATGCCGACGATCTGGTCGTACGTGGTCGCCAGTCCCGATGCAATGCCAGTCACGCCGACCACCGCAAGGCTAGTCACGATCACCCATTTCGGCCCGAAGCGGTTAGCCAGCCAGCCGCCGGGGATCTGCATCACGACGTATCCCCAGAAAAACGCAGCAAGGAGGAAACCCGTGACAACGCCCGTCATGCCGAACTGGCGCACCATTTCCGGCGCGGCGACGCTGATATTGCTCCGGTCGACGTAACAACCGAGATAGGCGAGGAAGATCAAGGTGCCCATGCGGATCCAGCGAGCGCGCGGAATCGGCTTGCCGGATTCGGCGACTTGCATGCCCGGGGAAGCAAGATCCGCGCTTGCCGTTTTTGCGAATGTGTTAGCCACGGTGTCTCCCAAATGGCGTTTTTTATATCGATATGCAAGTCCGGCTGACAACCAAGAATCAGTCGAATAAATCGGGCTCGTGGCGCGCGATCGCGTCGTAGATTGGCTGGAAGTGCAGCCACGCCATGAACGGCGTCGCAAGATGATTGCGCGAGTGAATCGCGGCTTCGCGTCCAATCAGTTTCAAGGGCGAGCCGGTCGACTCGGCTTTGATCTGGATCTCGCATGCCCGCTCAAGCGCGATGAACCACCACGCGGCTTCATCGACGCTTTCGCGTCCCGCCGAGAACAGACCGTGGTTTTGATGAATCGCCGCCTTGTTGTCTCCGAATGCGGCGGCGACAGTGGAGCCTGCGTCTTTGTCGACGACCACCGCGCCGGCTTCTTCCGTGATCAGAGCGTGGTCTTCATAAAAGCCGCAGGCCGTCTGAGTGATCGGATCGAGCGGGCGGCCCAGCGCTGCCCACGCCATACCGTTGGTCGTATGGGCATGGCAGGACGCGACGATGTGCGGATTGGCCTGATGGATTGCCGAATGCAGCACGAAGCCGGCGCGGTTCACGGCCCACTTGCCTTCCACGACGTTACCCTCGTGGTCGACCAGCAGCAAGTCGGACACGCGCACGCGGCCAAAATCCATTGCAAATGGGTTGGTCCAGAACAGGTTTGTATGTTCCGGGTCGCGCACCGTGACGTGACCAGCAAAACCATACTCGTACCCATATTTCGCAAAGACCCGGCACACGGCAGCTAAGCGCTGCTTTCGATGCAGGCGCTCCTCAGCTACTGTCGCGAAGCTTGGATACTGTGGGAAATAGAGGCCCTTTTGATCGGGACGGTAAATAGTCTTGGGTTCGGCGCGCTGAAGCATGGACGGCTCTCAAAAGGAAAAACGTCCACGAAGTCTAGGAAAAGGCGGGCTCCCAATCCAATCATTAAATCGCTCTACTCCATAAGCTACAGTGATGAACTAGGGTTGACCCTCTAGGGTTGACCCTCTAGGACTGACCCTCTAGGACTGACCCTCTAGGACTGACCCTCTAGGACTGATCCGCTAGGATTGGTCCTATTAGGCAGCCGCCGCTTGCGCGCGCAGACAGTCGATGAATTCAAGCACAATGCGCGAACGCGGAGCGGATCGGTTCAGAATTAGAAGGCTCTTGAATTCGACCTGCGGGACCAGCGGACGACTGACCATTCCAGGCAAGCGCATCGCCCGAAGCAGGTCCGGTTCGACCAGCGCGACGCCTGCGCCATTGAACGCGAGCATGATTCCGGTAATCGATAGGCCTACTTCGACGCTGATGTTCAACGCGACGCCGGCATCGCTCATTGCCTTGTCCACATAGGGACGAAGCAGTGCTTGCGGCAAATAAGTGACGATGGCATAGGGCACCAAGTCGGCCGGCGATATCGACGATCGATTCGCAAGCGGGTGCGACTCGGGCAAGACGCACGTAATGCTTCCCCGCGAGAGGACTTCAGTTTCGACTTGCGCGCTGATGATCGGCTCATAGGCCAGTCCGATGTCGGCTTCCCGGTTCAATACACGCTCAAGGACCACGGGCGAACCGAGCGATTGAAGCGCAATCTTCGCGTGGGGACGCGCCTTGGTGAAGCTGGCAACCGTCTGCGCTAGGAGCCCATTGGCAAGCGGCGAGGTTGCCGCAATCGATAGCGAGCCACGCAAACCGCCCGCAAGGTCGCGCGACAAACGCTCTACCGCGTCAAGCCGGTTGAAGATATCCGCTACGTCCGGCAGCAACGCTTCGGCCTCGGGCGTTGGACGCAAACGGCCGTTCACTCGATCAAAAAGCGGCATTTGAAGCCGGCTTTCAAAATGCTTGAGCACAGCGCTCACTGCCGGCTGAGTAATGTTTAGGGATTCGGCCGCTGCGGTTATCGACCCGGTGCGCATGATCGCGTGGAAGATTTCGATATGACGCAGGTTTAACATTTCTAGTCACACAGTCGTGGTGAAAATTCATGCGATGTCGTGAGCGCAGATCAACGGAAGATAACGTCGCAAACGCAAACTGCGCAAGCGGCGCATTGTTGATCACGCTGGTGCTTTGATTGCTGTGAATCGCGTCTAGGCGAGGCGCATGTCATGGAGATAGAGTCGAAGCCGTGAACGAGTCGGGCTCGACACGGATTACAGTGTGTTTCGCTCACCTAGCCCCTTCCTGCTTGCCCGGTGCCCGGCCTGTTACTTCCGGGCATAGAGCGTTCCAGGCATAGAGCACAAGCGCATCATACTGCTACACCAACGACGAAGAGTCGCTCCCCTCACCCGAGCCCTATAGTTGCGGTTGGACGATGCTCGCCGTGCTCATTACAGGGACACCGGCAGGCATCGCTCAACGAACCTGTTCTGCGCTCGGTGACCGGCATGCGACGCAAGTCACGCCGCCGATCAGCTCTTGCGATCAGCTCTTGTCCAGCGATCGCGCTTGGTGTGAACCGTTTGAGTCGATGATCGTAAGTTCGCGAAATGAAATTCGCTACTGTCGAAGGATGTGACACCTTGCCCCCACAGCTTACGTAAAGCGGTCCACGCCAGCCGCGCGCGGGAACTATGCGAATTGGAGGCAGCGCGATTCAAACGCGGCAGAGGGAGATTTGGCAACTGTTCCGTCAGATTGCCAATGGTCTCGGGCGCCGCTCTGATTAGCCTGTGGGGCACGCAAAACCGGGGAAACCGGTGAAACCGGCGCAACGCGCGCTGCGATCACGCTCAGGCACATCCAACAAATGTTCGTCACAGATACAGCCACACGACCTAAGCAGTTGCGCGTCGTCTTGCGCGCGTCCCACACCGTTGACAAGTTCTTGTTTCCAAAGACGTCCCCGTTTAGTTAATCCCGCTTTCTCGGCGCACCCTCACGTCGATGATGGGGCTGCGCTAGTCGCCACCATTGCAGCGTTACGTCTGATGAATGTGGGGTGACGCACGGAACCGTCCCGTGTCACCCGCTTAAAGTAGCTCCATGCTGAATTTGCTAGCACCCGCGCTTTCTTTGTGCGTCTCGCGTCCTCTCAAACGAAAACATGGCACTCGTTAAAATTTCGGCTCACGAACTGGAACTCGACACGCCTTTGCGCTTTCGCATTTACTCCGCCGTTGGGAAGCTTCTCTTAGGCGAAGGCAATGCTTTGCGCTCTGAGGCGCAGCGAGAAAGGCTTCTGACGATCGGCGCTTATCGCGAAGCCGACGCGCCCGGGCCCACACCTACTGACGCGGGCGTGGGCGATGCTGTGTTGATTTCAACGGCCGCGCATACCACGGCCGAGCCGCTTGCTCTGGAGCCCCTGCAAGGGCACTTCCCGACACTGCCCACCGGCATTGAACAATTTCAGTTGACTTCGTGCACCGGGCATACCGCGTCGTTTTATGTTCGATATGTCGGTGCAATTCCTGAGCTCGCGCTGCTTGTCATGGTTCAAGGCGAAAGCGAACATCTTCAAGTAGGCGCGGAGCTCGAGGCCAAGGTGATATTTGGGCGGGCATTCTATGCCTTTCGCACCCGGGTCGCCGCGCGGGACAGTCGCATCCCGGCGCTTCTCCAACTCGAATACCCTGCGACTATCAAAAGACATACGATTCGCAAGCACATGCGAATCAACACCCGACTATCCGCGCGTCTCATTCGCAATGACGTGGTGGCCACCGGGTTCGATGCGCAGATCACGAACCTGTGCGCGAGCGGCATCGGCGTCTTCTTGCCTGACGCGACGCTTGAAGTTGGCGAACACTTCAAGATCGCCGTGCGGCTGAAGGTCGATGGGCGTGAGCATGCCCTCGTGTTTCATTGCGTCGCACGCAATCGGTCGTTCGAGGGAAAAGGCCTCAAGGTGGGTGCTGAATTCAGTGCACTGCCTGACGAGACTCGGCGTATGACCCAGGCGTATATTTTTCAGCAAGCAACGGGCACTTCTCAGGACTGAGTTACGGCGCTCAGACAAGTAGCACCGCAGGTCCAAAATTTGCGTCGCCTCGCGAAGACTTAACCACAAAACGAGAACGCGATATGAAAATTTGGTCCTATATCACCGTTGCTACCGTGATCGGGTCGGCAAGCCTCAGCGCTCAAGCGCAAGTTGCCGGAACTCAGCCCTTAAGCGTGACGGTGCAGCAGTCAGCAGCATTGCTTCAAGGATGGAGTGCTAAAAAAGGCATTCTCGGCAAAGCGGTCTACAACGA includes:
- a CDS encoding MFS transporter: MANTFAKTASADLASPGMQVAESGKPIPRARWIRMGTLIFLAYLGCYVDRSNISVAAPEMVRQFGMTGVVTGFLLAAFFWGYVVMQIPGGWLANRFGPKWVIVTSLAVVGVTGIASGLATTYDQIVGIRFVMGVAEGVIWPSFATIIMRWFPSAERSRAVNLAQYVLPLSSALMAPIAGALIHLTDWRMMFIVQGIPVLALALAWAWLGSSAPEHDNRISGEERRMILASREVETSAPAPFSAVLRRPLILGLGVAYFLWLTGLYGFGLWLPALIKQLSATGIANVAVLTAIPFAFAALGLYVNTRWSSRARHADNWHFIVPLVVGGIAILVQPLIRDNLFVSMTMLVVTGICLYSGIGIWWSWTLSLVPRNQIGSSAGLVNFIGNWGGAVGPILVGWAARGGNAGSGFYVAGYALLGSAALNGFLWMASLRSRSETLR
- a CDS encoding class II aldolase/adducin family protein, yielding MLQRAEPKTIYRPDQKGLYFPQYPSFATVAEERLHRKQRLAAVCRVFAKYGYEYGFAGHVTVRDPEHTNLFWTNPFAMDFGRVRVSDLLLVDHEGNVVEGKWAVNRAGFVLHSAIHQANPHIVASCHAHTTNGMAWAALGRPLDPITQTACGFYEDHALITEEAGAVVVDKDAGSTVAAAFGDNKAAIHQNHGLFSAGRESVDEAAWWFIALERACEIQIKAESTGSPLKLIGREAAIHSRNHLATPFMAWLHFQPIYDAIARHEPDLFD
- a CDS encoding LysR family transcriptional regulator, producing MLNLRHIEIFHAIMRTGSITAAAESLNITQPAVSAVLKHFESRLQMPLFDRVNGRLRPTPEAEALLPDVADIFNRLDAVERLSRDLAGGLRGSLSIAATSPLANGLLAQTVASFTKARPHAKIALQSLGSPVVLERVLNREADIGLAYEPIISAQVETEVLSRGSITCVLPESHPLANRSSISPADLVPYAIVTYLPQALLRPYVDKAMSDAGVALNISVEVGLSITGIMLAFNGAGVALVEPDLLRAMRLPGMVSRPLVPQVEFKSLLILNRSAPRSRIVLEFIDCLRAQAAAA
- a CDS encoding flagellar brake protein, translated to MRFRIYSAVGKLLLGEGNALRSEAQRERLLTIGAYREADAPGPTPTDAGVGDAVLISTAAHTTAEPLALEPLQGHFPTLPTGIEQFQLTSCTGHTASFYVRYVGAIPELALLVMVQGESEHLQVGAELEAKVIFGRAFYAFRTRVAARDSRIPALLQLEYPATIKRHTIRKHMRINTRLSARLIRNDVVATGFDAQITNLCASGIGVFLPDATLEVGEHFKIAVRLKVDGREHALVFHCVARNRSFEGKGLKVGAEFSALPDETRRMTQAYIFQQATGTSQD